The genomic DNA AAATGCGCTCAAGCCAAATGCCCCCGATAATCGGGGGCATTCTTTTCAAGGTCCACACCTATGCTGAACGCCTTGGACACGGGTCGCCCTTTTCATTCCTGTTCACGCCGATGCGGTATCGGCCCTATTGCTCCAACTGGTTGACCAGACCGGCCACTGGCTGGCCCGAGGGCGTGGTGGCCTCGGGATCGATGGCCAGCACCGCCTTCCACGCCTTGAGGGCGTTTTCCCTGTCGTTCAGGTCGTGCATGTAGACCACTCCCATGTTGTAGCGCGCCGTGACATGGGCGGTATCGAGCTTGGCCGCGTGCTCAAAGGCGTCGATGGCCTTCTGGTACTGCTCCAGGCGGCGGTACATGACGCCCAGGTCCGACCAGACCCCGGACCGCATGGGCGCAAGCTCCACGGCACGCTCGTAGGCCGTGGCAGCCTTGGCGGGCAGGTCGTGATCAAAACAGTAATTGCCCAGCGCAATCCAGGCGTCCGCATTGGTGGGTGCGGCAGCCGCGTCCGCCTCAAGCTTGGCCAGCGTGGCCGGGTCCGCCGCGTGGGACGCATCCTGTCCAGCTGCAGACTGCCCGGCGGGGCCGGACTGCGCGGGCGCGCCCATGGCCGCCTGCCTGCCGCCCCGCTGCTCCACATAGAGCATGGTCAGGGCGTTGCCCAGAAAAGCGCCCACAAGCAGGGCCACGGCCACCAGCAGGACGCAGGATGATTTCCTGACATACTGCTGCTGCGTCTCTTCCGCTTCCCGCTCTCTCTTGTGTATTCCCATGTATTCTCCGTATCATTGACGTTATGGTTTTCATCCGCCAAGCGCAAAACGCACCCTAGCAGAACAGCGACAGGCAGGCCAGAGCAAATGGCTCGTGCAAGCGGCCATCCCGAATGACGAAATCGTTGCGAGGCTTGACTTCCGGGCCGGGTTATACCACTCTACCCCGATTCATTTGAACAGGCCATATCATCCAGAGAAATATACCGCGTCGGAGGACCGAAAACCCATGAGCGACTACAAAGACACGCTGCTCCTGCCCCAGACCGCCTTTCCCATGAAGGCCAATCTCAAACAGCGCGAGCCGGAGACGCTCAAATACTGGGAGGAGATCAGGGCCTACGACCGCATGGTCGCCGCCGGAGACCCCGACGACACCTATGTCCTGCACGACGGCCCGCCCTACGCCAACGGGCACATCCATATGGGCACGGCCCTGAACAAGGTGCTCAAGGACATCGTGGTCAAGTCGCGCAACATGCAGGGCCAGACCGCCCACTATGTGCCGGGCTGGGACTGCCACGGCCTGCCCATTGAGCACAAGGTGGAGCAGGAGCTCAAGAAGAAGAACAAGGAACTCGACACCCTGACCATCCGCAAGATATGCCGCTCCTACGCGGCCAAGTGGCTCGACGTGCAGCGCGGCGAGTTCAAGCGGCTGGGCGTGCTGGGCACCTGGGACGATCCCTACATGACCATGAACCCGCAGTATGAGGCGGCCACGGCCCGCGAACTGGGCAGGTTCATGGAGCGCGATGGCGTGGTGCGCGGCAAGAAGCCCATCTACTGGTGCTGCGACTGCCGCACCGCCCTGGCCGAGGCCGAGGTGGAATACGAGGACCACAAATCGCCGTCCATCTACGTCCGCTTCCCCATGGCCGACCCCAAGGCCAATGAATTGGCCGACCTGGATGTCAACAGGCTCTTCATCCTCATCTGGACCACCACCCCCTGGACCATCCCGGACAACATGGCCGTGGCCGTGCATCCCGACTTCGACTACGCCGTGGTCGCGGCGGGCAGCGACTTCTATGTCCTGGCCGAGGGGTTGCTCGAAGACTGTGCCGCCAAGTTCGGCTGGACAGACCACAGCGTGCTGACCACGGTCAAGGGCGCACAGCTTGAGGGACTCAAGGCCAGACACCCCATCTACGACCGCGAATCCCCGGTGGTGCTGGCCGACTACGTCACCCTTGAAACCGGCACCGGCTGCGTCCACACCGCTCCGGGCCATGGCAGGGAGGACTTCGAGACCGGCCTCAGATACGGCCTGGAAATCTACTCGCCCATGAACGACCGGGGCGAGTTCCTGCCCGAGGTGGATTTCTTCGCCGGGCTCAACGTCTGGGACGCCAATCCAAAAGTCATCGAAAAACTTGAGGAACTGGGCAACCTGATGGCCTCGCGCCAGATCGCCCACTCCTACCCGCACTGCTGGCGGTGCAAGCAGCCGGTCATCTTCCGCGCCACCACCCAGTGGTTCATCGGCATGGACGAGAACCATCTGCGCACCCGCGCCCTGGACGCCATCCGCAACAAGGTCCAGTGGATTCCGGCCTGGGGCGAGGAGCGCATCCACAGCATGATCGCCAACCGCCCGGACTGGTGCATCTCGCGCCAGCGCAACTGGGGCGTGCCCATCTCGGCCCTCATCTGCGAGGACTGCGACCAGACCTGGTTCGACGCCAAGTGGGTCTACGACATCTGCGACAAGTACGCCGAGCACGAAACAGGCTGCGACTACTGGTTCGAGGCGCCCATCGAGGCGCTGGTCCCGACGGGCCTGACCTGCCCCAAGTGCGGCGGCAGCCACTGGAAGCGCGAGACCGACATCCTCGATGTCTGGTTCGACTCCGGCACCAGCTACGCTGCCGTGGTCGAGCAGCGCGCCGAGACCCGGTTCCCGGCGGACCTGTATCTCGAAGGCTCGGACCAGCACCGCGGCTGGTTCCACAGTTCGCTCCTGGCCTCGGTAGGCACCCGCGACGTGCCGCCCTACAAGGCTGTGCTCACCCACGGCTACGTGGTCGATGCCGATGGCCGCAAGATGTCAAAATCCATCGGCAACGTCATCGCGCCCCAGGAGATCATCGACAAGTTCGGCGCGGAGATCCTGCGCATGTGGGTCTCGGCCTCCAACTACCAGGAGGACATCCGCATCTCGGACGAGACCCTGAACCGGCTGGTGGACGCCTACAGGCGCATCCGCAACACCTGCCGCTATCTGCTCTCCAACCTCAACGACTTCGACCCGGCGGACCGGGTGGCCGTGGCCGACATGCTGCCGCTCGACCGCTACGCCCTGGACATGGTCGCCCGCCATCACGCGGCCATCGGGCAGGCCTACGCCAAATTCGAATTCCACAAGGTCTACCACACCCTGCACAACCTCTGCGTGGTGGACCTCTCGTCCTTCTACCTCGACATCATCAAGGACCGCCTCTACGTCGAGGAGCGGGACGGCCTCAAGCGCCGCTCGGCCCAGACCGTACTCTGGCAGACCCTGCTCATGCTCCTTGAGGACATGGCCCCGGTGCTCTCCTTCACCGCCGAGGAGGCGTTTCAGGTCCTGCCCGAGGCCATCAAGGCGGACCTGGACCAGACCGACACGGTCTTTGCCCTGCGCTTTGCGCCCGACGAGGTCAACCTGCCCGCGGAGGAGCGCGCCCGCTGGGACATGCTGGCCGCGGTGCGCGGCGAGGTCAACAAGGCCATTGAGCCCAAGCGCAAGGACCGGGTCATCGGCAAGTCCCTTGACGCCCATGTCACCCTCTACGCCACCGAGACGGTGCGCGAGCTGGTGGCCTCCAAGGAGCTTGACGCGCGCGAGTTCTTCATCGTCTCCAAGATCACCCTGGCCGACGTGGCCGATGTCCCGGCAGACGCCCCGACAGAGCCCTTTGTTGCCGAGGAGATCAAGGATCTGAAGATCACGGTATCTCCGGCTCCGGGCGTCAAGTGCGAGCGGTGCTGGCGCATCAGCGAGGACCTGGGGAGTGATCCGGCCTACCCGGACGCCTGCCCGCGCTGCACTGCGGTGCTCAGGACCCTGGTCTAGACGCATGCGCAAATACCGGCTCGCATCCCTCTGGGCAGGCGCTGTCATCGCCCTGGATCAGGCCACCAAGCTGTGGGTGTCCGCGACCATGGAGCTGTGGACGGGATTTCCTGTCATTTCAGGATTCTTCAACCTCGTCCATGTCACCAACAAGGGCGCGGCGTGGGGATTTCTGGCCAGCGAGTCCATCGACTGGCAGCGCCCCCTGTTCATCGCGGTGACGATCCTGGCCCTGGGGTTCATCGGCTACATGCTCAAGACCGCCGACAACTCGGACCGGTGGATGATCACCGGGCTTGGCCTCATCGCCGGAGGCGCGGTGGGCAACCTGATCGACCGGGTCCGGCTCGGCGTGGTGGTGGATTTTCTGGATTTCCACGTCAAAGGGTATCACTGGCCCGCCTTCAATGTAGCAGACTGCGCCTTGACCGTTGGCGCGGGGTGCATCATCATCTCCCTGTTCTTCAACCGCCGCCCGGCCAAAACCCCGTAAAGGGCAGCCGGGCACAAGGAGCGCATTTGATGTTTCCCGATGTTTCCACCCTTACCGCCACCCAGTGGGTGGTCATCATGTCTGCGGTCGCCGCATGCTTTTCCTTCAGCGCCTGGACCATCCTCGACGCCTGGAAACGGCATTTCGAATCGGCCAACGAGAAACTGCTCTGGATACAGATATGCATTTTTGTTCCCATTCTGGGCTCTGTGGCGTATCTTTTCTTTGGTCAAAAAAGAGGAATCAAACGCTCATGAATAAAATTATCAAATACTCCCTGGTGGTTGCCTCCATCTTTATCCTGATGGCAACCCTTGGCTGCGCCTCGAAAACCGACATGCAAACCCTCCAGAGTGAACGGCAGCAGGATCTTGGCCGCATCAGGCAACTGGAAGCCGAGCTTGAGGAATCAAAGCAGCAGCTCAAGTCGGAAATCGAACAATCCCAGTCGCCGGTCCGGGAGAAGGCGGCGGACATGTGGGCCGAAATCCAGGCCCTGCGCGCCGACTTCGCCAAACTCAGGGGGGACCTTGAGACCATGAACATGCGCCTGGACACGCAGGTGGGCGAATCCAACTCCACCATGACCATGGCCGTGCTGGCCGACCAGCTCCACGAGATCGAGTTCGTGCTGGAGAACCAGCTCCAGGTGGACATGACCAAGGTGCGCAAGGAACGCGCGGCCACCCTTGGCACCTCTGGTGTGGCACCGGGTGCCGCAGCGCCGCCACAGGCCGCCCAGGACGAAGACGAACCCGGTGAAACGGCGGCCACCAGCTCGGACCCGGCCAAGGCGCTCTACGACAAGGCCTACGCCCTGTACAAGGAGGATCAGTTCGAAAAGGCCCGCTCCTACTGGGCCGAGTTCACTGACACCTTCAAGAGCCACTCCTTCGCGCCCAGCGCGGTCTTCTGGCAGGGCCAGTGCTACTTCAAGCTCAAGGACTACTCCCGCGCGGTCATCCTGTTCGAGGATGTCATCGAAAAGTACGCCAAGAGCGCCAAATACAAGGCCGCCCTGCTCAGGGCCGGATACTCCTGGGACTATCTCGGCAAGCCGGAACTGGCCAAGATGCGCATGGCCGAAGTGGTCAAGAAGTTTCCCAAATCGGTCGAGGCGACCCAGGCGGCACGCTTTCTGGAAAAAGCAAAATAACGAATCCCCGCGCGCCCGCCCGGCGCGCGTGCGTCTTGAACAGGAATCATAATGAAAGAACTCGTCAAGGGTTTCAGGAAAATAGTCTATCTCTCCTTCCCGCCGGAGGTTTCGGGCCGCCCTGTGGTCTGCAACCTGACCCGGCTGTTCGACCTCAGCTTCAACATCCTCAAGGCGGACATCTCGCCCCGCCACGAGGGCACCATGACCTTGGAGGTCTCCGGCCTGGAGGAAGATTTCCACAAGGGAATAGGCTACCTGAAGGAAAACGGCATCCGGATCACCCCGGTGGCCCACAAGATATTCCGCAACGAGGAGTCGTGCATCCACTGCGGGGTGTGCACGGCCATGTGTCCGACCGACGCCCTGTTACTTGATCCGGGCACGAGGCTCGTGGTCTTCGACGTGGACAAGTGCTCTGCCTGCGGCATGTGTACCCGCGTCTGTCCGGTCAAGGCCATGACCCTTGATCTCAAGGACGACAGAAACTGAACATCTCCGGGAGGCCCTCCATGAGCGACGAAAAACGCACCTTCTCGCGCGTGCCGGTTCGGCTGAAAGGATACGCCAGGGTCATGCGCAACATCGAGTCCTCCCCCATCTACACAGGCGATGGGGTGGGCGACGCGGCCTGCGCCACAGCCCTCTTCAAGGGGAGCAAGCTGCCGGAGGATCTCACGAATTTCCTCCTGGAAATTAACCGCAAGCTCGACAGGATTCTCGGCTCCCTGAGCCAGGGCGGCCTGCGCGACGACTTTCCCCTGGATATCGAAATCATGGAACTGTCCGCTGTGGGCATCAAGTTCCGCTCCAAATCCTCCTTTGAGATCGGCACCCCCCTTGAAATCGTCATCATCCTCGGCCAGGTGCCTCTCAAGATGGCGGGCAGCAAGGGGATTGTCAGAGGCATCGATGAGGATACCGGGCTCTCCCGGTTCGAGTTCGTGGACACTCTCGAGTCGGGCATGGAGGCCATAGTCCAGTTCGTCTTCCAGCAGCAGCGGGAACAGATCAGAAAAACCAAAATGTAAACGGTTCCAGGAGAGCTCAATGACCGGCAACGAAGAACTCGTCAAGGCGCTGATGGAAAAGGTCTCGGACCAGCTCGTGGCGAGCCTCAGGGACACCATATCCGTCGCGGTTGAAAAGGAAATAGCCAAGAACCTCTCCAAGTCCCTCCTTGAGGGCGAGTTCTACCGCCGCGTCAACGAAGACCTTCAGGATGGACTCAAGAAGATTTACCACGAGGTCAAGGCGGCCAAGGGCGGCAATGAAATCAAAAGCATAGAGACCGCCTTCAACCCAGAAGAACTCTTCAGCGAGACCTCGGACCAGCTGGACGCCGTGCTCAGGACCACCGAGAAGGCCGCGGTGGACATCATCGACATCGTCGAGAAGCTCCAGGACATGCAGACCACCGTGGACAAGATCGTCAAGGGATTCGAATCGGGCGGCGTGACCAAGCAGGACCGCGTCCGGCTCAAGGAGATCAACCAGACCCTTGGCAACGACCTCTCCACCATCATGGTCACCTTGAGCTTTCAGGATCTCACCGGCCAGCGCATCAAGATCATCATCAACTCCATCCGCGAGGTGGAAAAGATCGTGCGCCAGGTCATGCTCTCCACCGGCCTGATGATCCGCCAGCGCGAAAAAGAGCCGGACAAGGACATCAACAGCCTCTCCCTGGACGCCAAGACCCAGGCCAGCTCCAAATTGCAGGGACCGTCCGAGGGGTCCAAGCAGGGAGACGTTGACGATCTGCTCGCCTCCCTGGGTCTTGACTGATTCCCCTGCCGAACCAATGCACAAGGGCCGCTCCGGATATCCGGAGCGGCCCTGTCGTTTGCGGCACAGAGGGAACTCAGACGAGCAGGATCAGCCCGGCCAGCCCAAGCAGGAAGAAGAAACCCATGGAATCGGTGATGGTGGTCAGGAAGATGCTCGACGCCTGGGCCGGGTCGCGTCCCAGCTCCTTGAGCAAGAGCGGTATCGCGGCGCCAGCAAAGGCCCCAAGGAGCATATCCACGCCAAGGGCCACGGCCAGGACCGAGGCCAGGGGGATCTTGCCCGTGATGGCAAAGGCCACGCCAAAGACCAGGACCGAGATGATCACCCCGTTGACCAGGCCGATGCGCAACTCGCGCAGCACGGCCAGCCAGGCCCGCTTGCGGTCGAACCGCTCCATGGCCATCTGCCGGATCATGACGGCCAGAGCCTGCTGGCCCGTATTGCCCGCCTGGTTCGCCACCAGCGGCATGAGCACGGCAAGCACGGCCATCTCGGCGATGTTGCCCTCGTAAAGGTGGACCACCCAGGCTGAAACAGAAGAAAAAAGGACGTTTATGATCAGCCACGGCAGCCGCATGCGCACGGAATACAACCACGGGGAATCCGTGGTCTCGTCCGCGCCCGCGCCAACCATGGCCTGCATGTCTTCGCTGGCCTCTTCGTGAATGATGTCGATGACATCATCGACCGTGACCACGCCAAGCAGCCGGTTGCCGAAATCCACCACGGGCACGGCCAGCAGATTGTACCGGGCAATGAGGTGGGCCACCTCTTCCTTGTCCATGTTGTAGCCTGCGGTGATCAGGCTCTGGGTCTTGACCAGCTCCTTGAGCACGGCCCCGCGCTTGGCCAGGAGGATGTCGCGCAGCGAGACAACGCCGACAAGCCTGTCCTTCTTGTCGGTGAGGTAGGCGTAGTAAGGAATTTCCTTGTCTTCGACCTCCTCGCGGATCTTGGCGATGGCCTGATCCACGTTGAGATCCTGGTCAAGAATGACCACCTCGGTGTTCATGACACCGCCGGCAGTGTCCGGGTCAAAGGTGAGCAGGGTCTTGAGTTCGGCCCGTTCCTCGGCTGCGACGCGGTTGAGCAGCGCGTGGC from Pseudodesulfovibrio aespoeensis Aspo-2 includes the following:
- a CDS encoding PilZ domain-containing protein yields the protein MSDEKRTFSRVPVRLKGYARVMRNIESSPIYTGDGVGDAACATALFKGSKLPEDLTNFLLEINRKLDRILGSLSQGGLRDDFPLDIEIMELSAVGIKFRSKSSFEIGTPLEIVIILGQVPLKMAGSKGIVRGIDEDTGLSRFEFVDTLESGMEAIVQFVFQQQREQIRKTKM
- a CDS encoding protein phosphatase CheZ — its product is MTGNEELVKALMEKVSDQLVASLRDTISVAVEKEIAKNLSKSLLEGEFYRRVNEDLQDGLKKIYHEVKAAKGGNEIKSIETAFNPEELFSETSDQLDAVLRTTEKAAVDIIDIVEKLQDMQTTVDKIVKGFESGGVTKQDRVRLKEINQTLGNDLSTIMVTLSFQDLTGQRIKIIINSIREVEKIVRQVMLSTGLMIRQREKEPDKDINSLSLDAKTQASSKLQGPSEGSKQGDVDDLLASLGLD
- a CDS encoding PLD nuclease N-terminal domain-containing protein → MFPDVSTLTATQWVVIMSAVAACFSFSAWTILDAWKRHFESANEKLLWIQICIFVPILGSVAYLFFGQKRGIKRS
- the lspA gene encoding signal peptidase II codes for the protein MRKYRLASLWAGAVIALDQATKLWVSATMELWTGFPVISGFFNLVHVTNKGAAWGFLASESIDWQRPLFIAVTILALGFIGYMLKTADNSDRWMITGLGLIAGGAVGNLIDRVRLGVVVDFLDFHVKGYHWPAFNVADCALTVGAGCIIISLFFNRRPAKTP
- the ileS gene encoding isoleucine--tRNA ligase, with product MSDYKDTLLLPQTAFPMKANLKQREPETLKYWEEIRAYDRMVAAGDPDDTYVLHDGPPYANGHIHMGTALNKVLKDIVVKSRNMQGQTAHYVPGWDCHGLPIEHKVEQELKKKNKELDTLTIRKICRSYAAKWLDVQRGEFKRLGVLGTWDDPYMTMNPQYEAATARELGRFMERDGVVRGKKPIYWCCDCRTALAEAEVEYEDHKSPSIYVRFPMADPKANELADLDVNRLFILIWTTTPWTIPDNMAVAVHPDFDYAVVAAGSDFYVLAEGLLEDCAAKFGWTDHSVLTTVKGAQLEGLKARHPIYDRESPVVLADYVTLETGTGCVHTAPGHGREDFETGLRYGLEIYSPMNDRGEFLPEVDFFAGLNVWDANPKVIEKLEELGNLMASRQIAHSYPHCWRCKQPVIFRATTQWFIGMDENHLRTRALDAIRNKVQWIPAWGEERIHSMIANRPDWCISRQRNWGVPISALICEDCDQTWFDAKWVYDICDKYAEHETGCDYWFEAPIEALVPTGLTCPKCGGSHWKRETDILDVWFDSGTSYAAVVEQRAETRFPADLYLEGSDQHRGWFHSSLLASVGTRDVPPYKAVLTHGYVVDADGRKMSKSIGNVIAPQEIIDKFGAEILRMWVSASNYQEDIRISDETLNRLVDAYRRIRNTCRYLLSNLNDFDPADRVAVADMLPLDRYALDMVARHHAAIGQAYAKFEFHKVYHTLHNLCVVDLSSFYLDIIKDRLYVEERDGLKRRSAQTVLWQTLLMLLEDMAPVLSFTAEEAFQVLPEAIKADLDQTDTVFALRFAPDEVNLPAEERARWDMLAAVRGEVNKAIEPKRKDRVIGKSLDAHVTLYATETVRELVASKELDAREFFIVSKITLADVADVPADAPTEPFVAEEIKDLKITVSPAPGVKCERCWRISEDLGSDPAYPDACPRCTAVLRTLV
- the mgtE gene encoding magnesium transporter, with protein sequence MSNEEEIRIREDELSAGVPADIEVQHPADAAETIEGLDIAEQVKFIKQLPIRDAADSIAEMEGRDQIELFKNLNRGLGARIVEQMSPDDATDLLEGLDEELRHALLNRVAAEERAELKTLLTFDPDTAGGVMNTEVVILDQDLNVDQAIAKIREEVEDKEIPYYAYLTDKKDRLVGVVSLRDILLAKRGAVLKELVKTQSLITAGYNMDKEEVAHLIARYNLLAVPVVDFGNRLLGVVTVDDVIDIIHEEASEDMQAMVGAGADETTDSPWLYSVRMRLPWLIINVLFSSVSAWVVHLYEGNIAEMAVLAVLMPLVANQAGNTGQQALAVMIRQMAMERFDRKRAWLAVLRELRIGLVNGVIISVLVFGVAFAITGKIPLASVLAVALGVDMLLGAFAGAAIPLLLKELGRDPAQASSIFLTTITDSMGFFFLLGLAGLILLV
- a CDS encoding tetratricopeptide repeat protein; this translates as MGIHKREREAEETQQQYVRKSSCVLLVAVALLVGAFLGNALTMLYVEQRGGRQAAMGAPAQSGPAGQSAAGQDASHAADPATLAKLEADAAAAPTNADAWIALGNYCFDHDLPAKAATAYERAVELAPMRSGVWSDLGVMYRRLEQYQKAIDAFEHAAKLDTAHVTARYNMGVVYMHDLNDRENALKAWKAVLAIDPEATTPSGQPVAGLVNQLEQ
- a CDS encoding tetratricopeptide repeat protein, which gives rise to MNKIIKYSLVVASIFILMATLGCASKTDMQTLQSERQQDLGRIRQLEAELEESKQQLKSEIEQSQSPVREKAADMWAEIQALRADFAKLRGDLETMNMRLDTQVGESNSTMTMAVLADQLHEIEFVLENQLQVDMTKVRKERAATLGTSGVAPGAAAPPQAAQDEDEPGETAATSSDPAKALYDKAYALYKEDQFEKARSYWAEFTDTFKSHSFAPSAVFWQGQCYFKLKDYSRAVILFEDVIEKYAKSAKYKAALLRAGYSWDYLGKPELAKMRMAEVVKKFPKSVEATQAARFLEKAK
- a CDS encoding NIL domain-containing protein; its protein translation is MKELVKGFRKIVYLSFPPEVSGRPVVCNLTRLFDLSFNILKADISPRHEGTMTLEVSGLEEDFHKGIGYLKENGIRITPVAHKIFRNEESCIHCGVCTAMCPTDALLLDPGTRLVVFDVDKCSACGMCTRVCPVKAMTLDLKDDRN